TGGAGCCGATCCGATCATACTCTCCGTCACATGGCTGGCGGAGTATTGTTTCAGCTAGATCTCTGGTAAGCAAAAGACTTATCAAAAGGGTGAGATCATGATCATCTATATCTGTATGGAATGACCCCTGGCTCCCAACCACTCGCCCGAAACCAACAACTAAAAATCAACATGATACCTATCCAGACGTTATAGTTGACTCTCTCATAGATTATGCTTCGCGAAGTTGGAACTCGCATGCTATTCGGGCTTTGGTAGATCCCCAAGATGTGAAAATAATAGAAAGTATACCATTGAGATGAATGGCATTTTACAAAGAATGAGAGATACACGGTTAAATCAGGTTATCAAGTGCAACGGGTCTACCCAGATAAATAAAAACCACCAAAAGTGTTTGGACTCACAGTTGATACTTTGAAGGCGTTTTGCTGGTCAGTACGATGTCCACCAAAGATGAAACACTTCTTATGGCAACTGGTATCAGGGTGTATAACGGTGAAAAAGAATTTGCGAGCAAGAGGAATACAAGGGGAAATATGTTGTGCCAGATGCGGGGCTCAACAGGAATCAATTAACCATGTCTTCTTCGAATGCCCCCCAACGATTCAGGTTTGGGCGTTATCAAAAATACCGTCCAATCCTGCAATCTTTCCAACCAATGCACTCTTTACAAATGTGGACCATCTTTTTTGGAGAGTTACCCCGAAGTTCGAAGATCATCAATTTGCGTGGATACTATGGTATATCAGGAAAGCAAGAAATAATAAAGTTTTCAGTAATGTGGATATGGATCCGAGAGATACCCTTGGCCTGGCAGAAATAGAGTCAACTATATGGGCTGAAGCAGAGGGACTGGAGATGCAGAGCCCGACCGGTTGTGTTTTTCAGATGGTTCTTGGAAAGAGAATGAGCTTATGGCTGGACAAGATTGGTATAGTACTCTAGAAGGCTTTGATGGTTTGATGGGGTCAAGAAATGCCAGGGCTAGTTTGTCTCCCCTGCATGCGGAGATGGAAGCACTTCTTTGGGCAATGGAATGTATGAGGAACTTACGTCAGTTTCAAGTCACATTTGCAACGGATTGTTCTCAATTGGTGAAGATGGTTTCGGAACCAGAAGAATGACCAGCTTTTGCAGTTTACTTGGAAGATCTCAAGACCCTGAAAGTAAGTATTCTAAGCTCAGAAATCATTCATATATCGAGAACGCACAATACAAAGACGGATAGCCTAGCACGCAGTGCTAGGAAACAGTCGTTTTTCGTGGTCCACATGGATGCGAAGCTCCCTTTTTGGTTTTCAGAGTCAATATAAATCTGAATATGTTGACAAAAAAACAAACAACAATGAAACAATATTCCACGCGAAGCACGGACAACACCCTAGTAACTTATAATCCTTTGAATAAGAAAATAAGTTCCACACCTAGTTTAAGCTTCAATTGGTGACAATTTAATTGAACGGAAAAATGAACAGTTATTCAGTTGAAAAATGAATAAATAGAAATATATGAATTCTTGTTTAATCTGATGAATTTTTTCTTCATAACTTTTTCATTCATAAAGAAATTAGAGAAATAATTGGCGGCACCTAAGGCCATCTACAACAAGACAACAAAACACTAAATTTAGTGCAATTTCATCTCCAACAAGACATCAAATTTGACACCATCCCACCAAATTTGGTGTAATGTGAATAGTGTTGCACCAAATTTGGTGTAACACTATTTATCACACCAAATCTTTAAAATACATATTTTACTATGTTAAATTTAATAATATAGTTTCATTGCTATCAAATTTTTAATTATACATAAATATGTTATGTTATTTGTATGTTAATTTTATTTTCATATAATAAAAAATAAAATTATTATTTTTATTTTTATTTTCAAACTAAATCACTAAATGACTATTATTATTTATCAGTTACAAATAATAAAATATAAATAATAATCTAAATGTGATAAAATAATGATTTATAAATTGCAAATAATAAAAATATAAAACTTTAAAAATTGAAAATATCAAATAATATATATTATTACATTTGGTGTAAAATTTGGTGTCATCGTAAGAGATGATAAAAAAAATTATGTCACTAAAACATCAAATTTGGTGTAATTTCATTGTCGGAGATGCCCTAAGAATAGAATTTGTCTATTAGAGAATCCGGTTCAGTTTGATTGTAACTAAACTTTTGTGAGGAACATAGTTGACCCACTGACATAAAATTTAAAAAATAAGAATTTTACCATTATATTTTTCCTAAGAATTAGTTAATGTTTGATTGCAAGGTGAATCATGGAATTATAATGTTGTCATAGGGTCTACACTAGTGTTTTCCTATCTAACACATATTCATGATGGATAGTATAGGTTTGCATTTGATTTAAATTAAATATTTAATTTATAAATTTACCGAGTACGGAGTTTGCTCTTTTTTGTTGTCAGCAGTACGGAGTTTGCTTTTGTATTGTTTTCAGTTAATCTTAGTTACATTGCTTCTAGTGAAGGAATTAAGATTTGTTGTGTAATCATGTGATTATTGTTATAAAGAAAATTTTATTATATAAGGTTTAAACTTAATTATTTCTCTCTAGTTAAATTTATTGTTTCATTTAGTATAAATAATTAGAATCATATTTAAATAAAGATGATAGATTTTAGTCAAATGTGGCGATTGGTTATAATTTTATTTTTGTTCAATTTTTATAGTCAATGCGTATTTAATTATTTGTGACTAGGATCGGTCCGCCCGTAGGAGCGGGATATATATTAAATAAAAATTGAACCGGTATAGTATATATTTATATTATAGAAAACTATACATATTAATTTTTTTACATGTTTTGGTATTAGCAGACTAATAGAACTATACAGTTATATTTATATATTATTTTTACATGTATTTATTGTCTATTAGAGTGTTGATCATATGAAAAGAATGTTATGGGCTTGGTAATTAATTGTTGACTCTTTCTGTATATATTATTTTTGAAATTTAATAATGATTATTGATTGATATACATGTCCTTACATCATAATTTTGGATGTATAGTTTTTACCTAGCAATATTATGGGTGTACAATCTATTACTATTATTTTTATATGTTTCTACGTATGTTAGAATAATGTATAGTATAAAATAAGAGTCTTATGTGGACTAAATGTAAAAATGAAATCAGAGTGAAGAGTCTCGACATAATATTGATTGTAGTTTTGCAAATCATGTTGTTGCTGAAGCACTAAAGTGCATGATAATTAGTGGGATACTACCTCCTGTGTCTTTGTGAACCTGTACGGCGGCCTGTTGCTTTCACTGCAAGTAATGAGATGTTTCAACTACGCAGTGCCAAAGAATGGGTGAGGTCAGTTCATGTAAACAAAATCAGGTTGATATTGATGTATTATTTAAACGTGTAGATCTAACCTGGGTAGATATTCTGGAGCTGCGTAACCTTGTGTACCAATGACTTCAGTTGTCACGTGTGAACGGTCATCTTTTGGACCTTCTCTGGCCAATCCGAAGTCTGAGAGTTTGGCGTTGAATCCTGAATCGAGAAGGATATTTGATGCTTTGAAGTCTCTATAAATGACGTGGTCCTTAGCATCATGCAAGAAACATAGTCCTCGGGCAGCACCAATCGCGATTTTCATACGTAGTGACCAAGAAAACACATTGGAACCTCCTAGAATGAGCACAACTCAGGCCATGAGGAATGTGGAGGATAAAACCATAAGTGTTGGATTTAGAAAAGAGTTTCTTTACTTACTTTCAAACAAATGATTTTCCAAGCTTCCATTAGGCATATACTCATAGATAAGAAGACTGTTCTCGTCTTCCAAGGAGTAGCCAATAAATTTCACCAGATTTGGATGATGCAATCTCCCTAGATAATCCACTTCCCTCTTGTGGAGAAGACAATATAAAAGTAAAACATTTTCAATATATTAGCCTCTAGAAAAAATCCAGGGGCGGTCCTAGACAGTCTACCAGAAAAAATATTTGCTTTAGCTTCTAAATTTTGAAGAGTTACTATACATACACATGATCCCCAAATTGTCGATTTTTTTTATGATTAGCCTAAAAAAGTTATTGAAAATAAGCTTACCTGCCACTCCTTGTGGCCCTGAAACCCTTCAGTTTTAAGCTTCTTAACATCAACAGCGAGGTCGATTCGAGGTCCACCATTAATACAACCCTTGTAAACAAACCCGAACCCTCCTCCAATGAGACTCTCTGGACAGAAGTTTCCTGTAGCATTCTCTAGCTCGTCTAACGTAAAGGACTTCAAATGTTGGGAATGCATTACGTCTCCTTCTTTGCTCGGTGCATGTAGAGCGCTGCTAGCTTCACTCTTTCTTGTAATCAGAGGTTTTAAACTCCATGGATACGAAAGATTCGAAATTCTTTCAGTATCACTATCACCTTCTGAACCATGACAGTGCCACATTCTTACATCAAAATGGGAAATTATGAACAGAAAAGTTAACTACTTCAAGAACATGGTGTCATGGCAAATTAATTATGAGTATAGGCAAATGAAACATTGGCATATGAGTATACATAAACATAGAGTTCCCAAATTGTTAAAACCAAATTCTTATTTAAATTTGTACCAAATGTTTATAATTCTCAAAATCTCATGACTGATCCTGCATGGGGAATCGAGCTTTGTCTTCTTCTATCATCGTCGAATCCACAAACTACACATAAACCTAATCTCCTAAATAACCTAAGAAATGCATCAACTCACAAGATTCAGAGAAACCCTAGAAGATTCCAGTATGAATATAGTTAATTGAAGAAGGAGATATGTCAAAAGGTTGAGAAGAGCTTACGTGAAAAGGGTTTGGAGTTCACTGAGGAGTCGAGCGACATCAAAATCAGAGATGGAATATATTGCACCGGCAGTAAGTCTCTCTTGGAACCGTGGGAGACAGTCAGCGCTGATTGTGGCCTTCATCATGGTTGCCTGAAAATATAGTTTGGATTAAGAACATTACAGCCGGATACTCAGTAAATCTAATAGAAAATACTAACATCAAGCCGATGAAGAAAACAAGATCTCCAGAAGGGTGAATACTAACCTATTTATAGCAGAGACTACAGATTTCGCTGACGGAACCGACGCATTGAAGGGCTCTTAGTAGACGTCGGTATTAATGTGATTAAAGTCGCGATCCGTACGGGAACAATAGATCGTCATCCTTGCCGCCGATTTGAAACTCAGAGTAACGATTGAGTAAATTAGGTTTAGCGCCATAGTGAAGGTAACTGAGCCCGATAACGAAAACAAAAAAAATCAGAGCGCTGCGTTTTATTAAATGAGTACATGTGTCGCATCAGCAGAATACTAATTGATGACATGGCATCCGAAGACACTCTGGTGATGACATGGCATCCGAGGACACTCTGGGAAGGATTCAAGCTCTTCTTTATATATAAAGATTGTTTTGGAATTAATTCATCTTTTTCATTTTGGCACAATATGGACAGAGAAAATCTATATACTATCAGAAATAGGATAAATCATCTACACATCAATAAGTTTAGAATTTTTTTCTTTACAACATTTTCAGATTGAGATTCAACCTACTTTGATGTGATCTATTGATATCATTAATTCATCTTCAAAGTGTATCATGTGCATATAAAGAGATGGCGATATCTCTCTAATGTCATCTAAATATTAACCAATTATCTTTCTAAATCTTTTAAGTTCATGCAAAAGTGCAGATGGTTTATTCTCAGCAAGCTCAATATTCAAAATCACATGATAATTGTCATTTGGTCAAAGAAAAGCATACCTGATCCAATGAGAAGCGATTTCAAGTCATGCTTGGCCTTATCTGATATCTTGCAAAATCTATCCTTCTTGTATACTCATCGCTTTCCTTGCTTTCAATCAACTGCTTTTCCTTTTTGATAGTTAGGGCATGTTGAAGAGAGTTTTCTATAGCCAATTCTTCTAAAAAAACTCATCAGCAAACACATCCATAATCTCTATGTAAACAACGTGTCTTTTATTATAGGCTTGTAAATCACATCTCTGATATCAAACTTCAAAACATAATTTTTCCAAAATGAAGGTCTTCCCTTCTTTATGTCGATGATAGTTCATGCTGTAGCAAGGAATGACCTCCCGATCAATGGATCCTTGGATTCCTCATACATCTCAAGCACTAAGAAGTCAGTGGACACTCTGCAGTTTCCCCTCCAAGAAGGTTTTCGAGCATTCTTATAGGTAGCCTCACTGATGACTGATCTGTCCAGTTTTTAACTAACTATGGTCTTTCTTATCGTTGTGGACTTGTGGCTAACTAACTAGAAAA
This genomic interval from Brassica oleracea var. oleracea cultivar TO1000 chromosome C2, BOL, whole genome shotgun sequence contains the following:
- the LOC106323543 gene encoding protein kinase 2B, chloroplastic-like, with the translated sequence MWHCHGSEGDSDTERISNLSYPWSLKPLITRKSEASSALHAPSKEGDVMHSQHLKSFTLDELENATGNFCPESLIGGGFGFVYKGCINGGPRIDLAVDVKKLKTEGFQGHKEWQREVDYLGRLHHPNLVKFIGYSLEDENSLLIYEYMPNGSLENHLFERGSNVFSWSLRMKIAIGAARGLCFLHDAKDHVIYRDFKASNILLDSGFNAKLSDFGLAREGPKDDRSHVTTEVIGTQGYAAPEYLPS